The DNA segment AGATTTTCACACATGGGCCTAGCGTACCACCACTTTCGGGGAAATTCCCCTCAAGTGACGGCAAACCTTCCCGACAGCAAAAGGGCAGGGATGATCCCCTGCCCTTCAGCCCTCTCACCCTCAATATTCCGGTTGCGTCTATTCCATCCCAGGGACCATCAACTGCTCAGAGCGGGCACGTTCTGGCTCACCTCAAAGGTCAACAGGTGCTCCGCTGGTAAGGGTTGATTCCGGCTCAGCAGGGACCCGTACCGCCCCTGCCGGTACACGCGCTCCAGATCCGCTGCAGACTCCACGCTGCGGTACACCAGTCGGCCGCCGTCGCGGTCCCCACTCGTGACCACTGTGCCCCGGTCATGCAGGCACACGTCGCCCTCTGGTCTACTCTCCATGGGATAGGCCAGCGAGAACACTTCCTGCTCGTCTGGCTGCAGCTGCTTCAGATGGTCACCGCAGTACCCATGCAGCATGCGGGCGCGTTCCACTTCATCTGGGTCTACCTGCACGTACCCGGGTAGTAACCACATTTGCCCGAAATTACCCGTTAAGCACCTGAACGCTGTCTTTGCCGACTTATAGGGTGCTTTGGAGTGGAAGCTAAGCGCGCAGAGAGGATCTGGGCTGAGAGGCAAAGTAGTTCGCTTTGTCGTGTTGACCTCGAACTCCGTGCGACTTTTTTGACCGCATTGGCAGCCGGTTCACCCGCTGCGTGGCCAAAAGTTCGCGGTATGACTACTGGGCGAACTTTCCGGCGACAGCTCTCCTCCGCTGTAGATCATCGCGTTTGGTTGACGGTAAGGGTGCGCTGGCCCCGACCTGACTGTCAGGGAGACTGCAGCGTCGCCTGGATGGCGCGTACCACGCTGGCACTCAGCCGCTGCTGATCAGCCGGGTTCGTTAGCCTACCCCCATCTCCTGCGTTGGTCGCGAAGCCGACGTTGAGCAGCACTGCAGGCACCTTGGCTTTGGTCAGCACCGTGTACTCCATCTCCTTCACCCCTCTGCTGGGTGCCCCCGTGTTCCGCGTGATGTCAGCTAACAGGCGTGTGGCGAAAGCACGGGACACTTTCTGCTGCGGCGAGGCGTCCTGCGCTGCCACGTACGCGCTGATGCCCCGTTGCGTCTCATCCTCAGCGGCGTCCGCGTGCAAGGACAGAAACAGGTTCGCTGGACTGACGGCCAACCGAACACGCTCAAGCACGCTCAGGCCCTGATCGCCTTCCCGGGTCATGATCACCTGCACACCGGCCCGGGTCAGATCACGGCGAATCTGCTGGGCCAGCAGGAGGGTGACGTCTTTTTCCACGGCATACCCGACCACACCGGCATCCTCGCCCCCGTGTCCTGGATCCAAGACCACGATGCCACGCGGGCTACCGGAGCCAGCCAGCGCCACAGGAGGCAGCACGGCCACGAGCGCGAAAGGGACACCAGCAAGCAAGAGGAAGGGGATGCGGGGCATGGCGGACTCCTTAGGCCGGATGAGGGCCGTGATGCGAACAGTGAGGTGGCTGGTGGACGCAGATGGGCTCAGCAGCGCATGGGCAGGCCGTGATGTGGGCTGCGCCAGGCGGAGCAGGGCGTGGGCTAGGTGCCCTGGGGAAACGATGCGGGCTGCCCATGCGTCGCACTGCTCTTCACTGGCCCGGCGCCACGCGGCCAGCACCATCCAGTTCAGGGGTTGGAACCAAAGGAGGTGGGCCAGGACCCCCAGAGCTACGGTCCACGCCGGATCACGGCGGAGCAAGTGGGCGTATTCATGGGCCACCACGGCGTTGAGTTGCTGGTGGGTCAGGTGATTCGTCAGGTCAGGGGGAATCAGGATCGTGTGGCGACCCAGGGCACAGGGGCCTGACACAGGCCCCTGCAGCAGCCGAACATGCCGCAGAGGCGCATGACGCGTCACGTCGCTCAGCAGGCGTTGGAGTGCTGGATCTTCGCTCGGCCGAGCGTGACGAAGTGGGAGCCGTCTCCAGGCGAGGCCATAGCGCACCACTGTCCAACCGGCACCGCTCAGGAGAAGGACAAGCGCCCAGGGCCCCTCGGATCCTGACAGGGGCAATGGAATGACGGTGTGGGCGGGAACGCTGGGCCGTGCAACGGCCACCGGTGGCCGTTGAGGGATGGGAGTGGAGACGGCAGATTCAGAAACGCTGCTGGGCACAATATCTGTGATGAGGGCAACGACGCGGGGTGGGCTGAGCACACTGACACTGAGGAGGGCGGTCCCCAGCGGCAAGCACAGCGCCAGGCGCAAGAGGGGGTCGCGGAGGGCCGCTGGTGGGCTGAAGACGTGGAACAGGAGCAGCACGAAGCTCAAGACCAGGGTGCTGTGCAGCAGGTAGGTCAGGAGCCATTCAGTCATCGCTGACCTGTTCGTCTAAGAGCATCTGGAGGCGGCGAAGTTCTTCGGGTGAGGCCTGCTCGCTGTTGAGGGCTGTGGTGAAGAGGCGGAGAGCCGAGCCGTCGAAGACACGTCGGATAAGGTCGTGGACGGCGCGCTGTTCGACGTCGGCTTGGGTGAGGGCGGCGGCGTAGATGTGGGCGTGCTGGTCGGTCTGGGAGGTGAGGTAGCCCTTGTCCAGCATGCCTTGCAGGTTGGTTTGCAGGGACGTGTACGCCGGCTTGGGACGGTTGGGGAAGCGCTGATGGAGCTGCCGGACCGTGCTGGGGCCATGCTGCCAGAGGAGTTTCAGGAGCGTGAGTTCGCGGTCGGTAGGGCCAGGATGCGGGGGACGAGCCATGGAGCCTCCTGAGTTGCCACTTTATCCGAGTTTGCTCGGAGAATCTACGGGTCAACTCGGAGAGCGGGTTTCATACCACTTGGAGCGGCGTGTCACTGAACAGGCAATCTGGCAACAGTTCCATGATGCGATCTACAGGGGGGCAGACACCGCGGTGTCTGCCCCCCTGGATTCCCTAATAGCTAAACGGGTGTTTTCGGGCGAATGTGGTTATTACCCGTACCCCAGTCGCTCAGCTGCCGCAAACAAGGTCATCAGGGACAGGACGCCCGCCCATTCGGGCGTCGTCAGGTCCGGGTTCATCCGGCCTCGTTCCGTCATCACCTGGGCCATGAAGGTCATGGGCTACTCCTCGTCCTGCAGCCGGTTGATGTTCAGGAAAAAGGCCTGCACGTCTGCTTCTGGCACCTCTTCTGTCTCCATAGGCAACGGCTTGGGCATTTCGCTGGTGTCGTCCTCCAGCTTTAGAGATGCAGCAGGCTGCTCCAGGTCCTTGAGCTTCTTTCGCGCGGCCTCGTTGGGGGGTGGCGTGAAGGGAATGTTGGCCCCCTCCGTCTCCCCTCCCTGTTGATCTTTTGGCGCAGATGCTCCTGCTTCCTGTGCCTTCTGTCCAGGCTCCACCTGCCCTTCCACTGGGGGTGGCGGCGTGCGCTTTGCCGAGGCGCTGGTCTTCGGCTTCTCCACCTCCCGCTTCACCACTTTCGCTGGGGGTAGGGTCTGCGCCTTCTTGAACTGCGGCAGCGTGAATGGTTCCATGCGGTACCCCGCGATGTACGGGAACTCGTTGCTGTGAATGATCGTCTGCCCCATGCCCAGCTGCAGTGCCTGGTCCACGGTGATCAGTTCCCGCGCCATCAGGCCCGTGCTGTCCGTCTCCTTCTCCCCGCCTGTTCCGTGCGTTTGCACTTCGGCCATGTACTTGCCGCCGTTGTCGCTGATGTACTTTGCGGTTTCCGCGTCTTTCGGCGCGAAGTAGATCTTGGTGTGCGTGTTCGCCTTGATGGTGTCGCTGCCGGTCGTCTGGTACGTCGTTTCGAGCTGGGCCAGCGCCTGCACGTAGATCATGCAGACCATCCCGCGTCCCGCCACGGTACTCGTGAGTTCCGGCAGTTCCGGAACCGTGATGCGGCCCGCCTCGTCGAAGATGAACAGGATCGGGGTGGTGGGCTCGTCCGGGTGCAGGTCGTAATACTTGATGATCGACTCAATGATGCTCAGCAGGACACTGGAAAACGCGTGCACGGTGTACTTCAGGTCCGACTCGCGGAACACCATGTACAGGCTCGTAGGCTTCTTCAGCAGGTCCGTGGCTTTGAAGTCACTCTGCAGGGTCATGTCAATGACGCCATCACTGAGCATGTACATCAGCTTCGAGATCAGGTTCATCCACGAGTTGTTCAGGAACTTGTCGCCCGCAAAGCCGTCCCAGTCATAGAGCGCGGGGGACGTGCCCAGGAAGAAGGTCAGGTTGCGTTTCACGCCGGGATCGTCGGTGGCGTTGTCCAGCATCGTCATGCACTCTTTGCAGCCCAGGCTCAGGCAATCCCGGATGAACGGCATGACCGGCTCATCAAGCAGCTTGGACGTTTTCATCATGGCGAACAGCGCAAACGCCGCTCGACGGGCAAAGGCCGAGTTACTGCCGTCCGCATCTGGATTCAGGATCGCGGTGGCACTGGCCAGCAGCTGCTCGTCCGTGTCGCGTTCCAGGAACGGGTCAAAGCGGCTGGTCTGCGCGCCACTGCTGGGGTTGAGCACATACACGTCCTGGCCCATCACCTGCTGCCGGTACCCGGACGTGTTCTGGTAGAACTCGCCTTTGATGTCCACCACCACGGTACTGCCCGTCCAGTTCAGCAGGTTCGCCGTGGCGTTCAGACCCTTACCGGCACGTGACGGGCCCACGATCAGGACGTGCCCCAGCTCCTTCTTGCCGGCCAGTCCGGAACGCAGCACGATCGGCTGTCCGTAGGCATATCCCAGGAAAACCTCACGACCCGTGAACGTCTTGACGAACATCCCGGCAATCTCTTCTTTCGTGGCCCAGTGGGCGTTGTACATCGACTTGAAGTAGGCATCCTTCTTGTCGAACCACCAGAGCGTACCGGCGAAGAGAGCGAGCGCCGCGCCGTACAGGGGCAGTGCATTCGAGCCCGAGACGTACAGCGCCGCATAGATCGCCACCGCGAACGACAGCCAGATCAAGAGCAGCCGCAGGAAGAACAGCGGGTAGGAGATGATCATTTCAGGGCCATCCTCTGCAGCGTGCCTTTGGGCTGCGTCATGGAGTGATCTTTCGACACATCCGTTCTTGCTGAGGCGACACGCACCTGACGGCGGTACAGCATCTCGGGCTTCCAGATCCGGCCGTAGAAGACGAACAGCACACCGACCACCAGATTGCTCAGGTGAAGGGCACGCAGCCAGAGCGGGTCCTGCCATGCGGCCAGATAGGTCTGTACACAGCTGGGCTTACCACTGCACTGCCACAGATACCGGCCCACGTTCATGGGTTCCTGGTACGTGGCCAGGTACTTGGCTTTCACGCCATTGAGC comes from the Deinococcus aquaedulcis genome and includes:
- a CDS encoding BlaI/MecI/CopY family transcriptional regulator, with amino-acid sequence MARPPHPGPTDRELTLLKLLWQHGPSTVRQLHQRFPNRPKPAYTSLQTNLQGMLDKGYLTSQTDQHAHIYAAALTQADVEQRAVHDLIRRVFDGSALRLFTTALNSEQASPEELRRLQMLLDEQVSDD
- a CDS encoding type IV secretory system conjugative DNA transfer family protein, with amino-acid sequence MIISYPLFFLRLLLIWLSFAVAIYAALYVSGSNALPLYGAALALFAGTLWWFDKKDAYFKSMYNAHWATKEEIAGMFVKTFTGREVFLGYAYGQPIVLRSGLAGKKELGHVLIVGPSRAGKGLNATANLLNWTGSTVVVDIKGEFYQNTSGYRQQVMGQDVYVLNPSSGAQTSRFDPFLERDTDEQLLASATAILNPDADGSNSAFARRAAFALFAMMKTSKLLDEPVMPFIRDCLSLGCKECMTMLDNATDDPGVKRNLTFFLGTSPALYDWDGFAGDKFLNNSWMNLISKLMYMLSDGVIDMTLQSDFKATDLLKKPTSLYMVFRESDLKYTVHAFSSVLLSIIESIIKYYDLHPDEPTTPILFIFDEAGRITVPELPELTSTVAGRGMVCMIYVQALAQLETTYQTTGSDTIKANTHTKIYFAPKDAETAKYISDNGGKYMAEVQTHGTGGEKETDSTGLMARELITVDQALQLGMGQTIIHSNEFPYIAGYRMEPFTLPQFKKAQTLPPAKVVKREVEKPKTSASAKRTPPPPVEGQVEPGQKAQEAGASAPKDQQGGETEGANIPFTPPPNEAARKKLKDLEQPAASLKLEDDTSEMPKPLPMETEEVPEADVQAFFLNINRLQDEE
- a CDS encoding N-acetylmuramoyl-L-alanine amidase family protein is translated as MPRIPFLLLAGVPFALVAVLPPVALAGSGSPRGIVVLDPGHGGEDAGVVGYAVEKDVTLLLAQQIRRDLTRAGVQVIMTREGDQGLSVLERVRLAVSPANLFLSLHADAAEDETQRGISAYVAAQDASPQQKVSRAFATRLLADITRNTGAPSRGVKEMEYTVLTKAKVPAVLLNVGFATNAGDGGRLTNPADQQRLSASVVRAIQATLQSP